The genomic interval AGAATTTTACTTTAAAAATGATATTGAATGGCGCTTTTGGCTGTCCAAAAATCATAATTTATCAACAGGTATTTATCTTATTTTTTATAAAGTAGAAAATGAAGAGGAATCTATGCGTTGGGAAGAAGCTGTAAAAGTTGCTTTGTGTTATGGTTGGATAGACGCCACTGTAAAAAGTTTAGGAGAAGGTAAACGTAGGCAATATTTCTGTCCAAGAAAGGAAAAAAGTGTTTGGAGTGCTGTAAATAAAAATTATATACAAAATTTAATTGCTGATAATTTAATGCACCAAAGTGGATTAGATATTATAGAAATTGCAAAACTAAATGGTTCTTGGACAGCATTAGATGAAGTAGAAAAAGGAATCATTCCTAATGACCTAAAACTTGCCTTTGATAAAAATGAAATAGCTTTTACCAATTTTACCAATTTTAGCAATTTTGCTCCTAGTTATAAAAAGCAGTACTTATATTGGATACATCAAGCAAAGAGAGAAGCCACTAGGCAAAAAAGAATTATGGAGATTATTCAATTATGTGAGGCAAATAAAAAATCTAGAGGAAATAGGTAGTTTTGGTCTTCAAAAAACTCAGACTGACATTTGTATGCTGAATTGTTTTTTACGATACTTTTATATTCTTCATCTAAAAAAGCAATTAAACCTAAGAATATCAAACTGAGTTTATCGAAGTTTTATTTGAGCATAAGATTAAAATTCATATAGCAAACAAAAAAAAAAGAAGTGTTATGTGATTTCTCCTTAAGGTCGAAATGACAAAACTGTGTGAACCCAATACAGATTGTATTTTGAACTGTATTTTAACAATACCTTAATTCTTCATCTAAAAAAACAATTAAACCTAAGAATGTCTAACTGAGCTTGTCGAAGTTTTTTTTGAGTACAAAATTAAAATTCATATAAAAAAAAAGAAGCCTTATGCGATTTCTTCTTTAGGTCGAAATGACAAAACTGAGTAA from Polaribacter sejongensis carries:
- a CDS encoding YdeI/OmpD-associated family protein, giving the protein MNEIEEFYFKNDIEWRFWLSKNHNLSTGIYLIFYKVENEEESMRWEEAVKVALCYGWIDATVKSLGEGKRRQYFCPRKEKSVWSAVNKNYIQNLIADNLMHQSGLDIIEIAKLNGSWTALDEVEKGIIPNDLKLAFDKNEIAFTNFTNFSNFAPSYKKQYLYWIHQAKREATRQKRIMEIIQLCEANKKSRGNR